The following coding sequences lie in one Kribbella sp. NBC_00709 genomic window:
- the aroQ gene encoding gamma subclass chorismate mutase AroQ translates to MLRKLITAAVAASTVGGFALLGPAAPAGAAPQAGVGQDAAASRVPTFDGLTELMIQRIVIGDDVAASKYFSGKPVDDPVREQQILDSVRQSAVQLGIDPDSTAEFFQAQIDASKVVQRGLLAYWAAHPDKAPTSGPDLNVIREKLDALTTQLLAELVRVDDLRQTGLRCNISLVVATATAEIRHHLDPLHRQAVRTAATTIC, encoded by the coding sequence GTGCTTCGAAAGCTGATCACCGCAGCCGTGGCGGCGAGCACCGTCGGCGGGTTCGCGCTGCTGGGGCCGGCTGCTCCGGCGGGAGCGGCACCACAGGCAGGGGTCGGGCAGGATGCTGCCGCGAGCCGGGTGCCGACGTTCGACGGGCTGACCGAGTTGATGATCCAGCGGATCGTGATCGGTGACGACGTGGCGGCGTCGAAGTACTTCAGCGGGAAGCCGGTCGACGACCCGGTCCGCGAGCAGCAGATCCTGGACTCGGTCCGGCAGTCGGCCGTTCAGCTGGGGATCGACCCGGACTCCACCGCGGAGTTCTTCCAGGCGCAGATCGACGCGAGCAAGGTGGTCCAGCGCGGCCTGCTGGCGTACTGGGCCGCTCACCCGGACAAGGCCCCCACCAGCGGTCCCGACCTGAACGTCATCCGCGAGAAGCTCGACGCGCTGACCACCCAACTGCTGGCCGAGCTGGTCCGCGTCGACGACCTCCGTCAGACGGGTCTGCGGTGCAACATCTCGCTCGTCGTCGCCACCGCGACGGCCGAGATCCGCCACCACCTGGACCCGCTCCACCGCCAGGCCGTCCGCACGGCCGCGACCACGATCTGCTGA
- a CDS encoding hydroxyacid dehydrogenase, producing MAEKLRVVLAATPSFREMVFAPASVARLEALGEIVVLDDPRDAAALTAALPGTDVLITSWGATPLTADVLDRADRLRLVAHSASSVKHFVTDEAFRRGLRITQAGQAMAHPVAEVSLAFTLSLLHRIQRFDHQMHAGAWRDDVPPQHGLPSSRIGVVGASRTGVEYIRMVVALGAEVVVYDPYLTDDRAAQLGVQRVDLDELLRTSRVVALHAPTLPETRHLIGARELALMPDGSSLVNTARSWLIDPAALLAELRSGRIDAALDVFDEEPLPPDSPYRGLPNVLLTPHQAAATVECYLEMGDITASEIERYAAGEPLQYELTEAALARMG from the coding sequence ATGGCCGAAAAGCTACGGGTAGTGCTGGCGGCGACGCCGTCGTTCCGCGAGATGGTGTTCGCACCGGCGAGTGTGGCGCGATTGGAGGCGCTCGGGGAGATCGTCGTACTCGATGATCCCCGCGACGCCGCAGCGTTGACGGCGGCGTTGCCCGGGACCGACGTACTGATCACGTCCTGGGGTGCGACGCCATTGACCGCGGACGTGCTGGACCGTGCGGACCGGTTGCGGCTGGTCGCGCACAGCGCCTCGTCGGTGAAGCATTTCGTCACCGACGAGGCGTTCCGGCGTGGACTGCGGATCACCCAGGCGGGGCAGGCGATGGCGCATCCGGTGGCCGAAGTGTCGCTCGCGTTCACGTTGAGTCTCCTGCACCGGATCCAGCGCTTCGACCATCAGATGCACGCCGGGGCATGGCGGGACGACGTACCTCCGCAGCACGGTCTCCCGTCGTCGCGGATCGGGGTGGTCGGGGCGTCCCGGACCGGCGTCGAGTACATCCGGATGGTGGTGGCGCTCGGCGCGGAAGTGGTCGTGTACGACCCGTATCTGACCGACGATCGCGCCGCCCAGCTCGGCGTACAGCGGGTTGACCTGGACGAACTGCTCCGCACGAGCCGGGTCGTCGCCCTGCACGCGCCGACCCTGCCCGAGACGCGTCACCTGATCGGCGCCCGCGAGCTCGCGCTCATGCCTGACGGCTCGTCCCTGGTCAACACCGCCCGCTCCTGGCTGATCGATCCCGCCGCGCTCCTCGCGGAGCTCCGGTCCGGCCGGATCGACGCAGCGCTGGATGTCTTCGACGAGGAGCCGCTCCCGCCGGACAGCCCGTACCGCGGCCTGCCGAACGTTCTCCTGACCCCGCATCAGGCCGCCGCGACGGTCGAGTGCTACCTCGAGATGGGCGACATCACCGCGAGCGAGATCGAGCGCTACGCAGCCGGCGAGCCCCTCCAGTACGAGCTCACCGAGGCTGCGCTCGCCCGGATGGGGTGA
- a CDS encoding putative Ig domain-containing protein, which produces MISLRLISLRRLAIPLALVLVGGTTTVATADVQESPKVVASCDQKVKPGEYTCLAQRRADLGFRTRAAGGAPDGYGPSDLQAAYKLPSATAGRGQRVYIVDAYDDPTAEADLAVYRKQFGLPPCTTANGCFQKLNQDGLSSPLPAPSGSWSGEISLDLDMVSAVCPSCAITLVEANSPSDDLLEAVKTTDRLGAKFVSLSWGGPESADLAALDKKYFDPHGVVYAASTGDYDYDAGVSYPASSAATTAIGGTTLTKDDSSRGWTETVWNNGPGQGTGSGCSSVSAKPSWQSVIPAATCPKRAVADVSAVADPMNGVAVYQTTGGSGWAVYGGTSASAPVIAAAYALAGDPGPASRPAGYPYGATGNLNDVVEGNNGECTPAPLCTAQPGWDGPTGLGTPIGTKALTSPTRANRITLSAPTQQFSAAGDVVVLRAGATDSGRRLVRFSAIGLPTGLRIDQVSGIIYGRPTVPGTYSATVTGTDSTGARGNTVISWVVSTRKNAVANGDFESGTGGWTQTPDVIRADGQYSRSGLGYAWLGGTGTTHTDSLSQRVSVPSFGHPTLRFALRVAGGDDALQLTVDGHVAKTFSRSTPSYAMQSVDLTPYRGRTVTLDWTSTENEGASTTFLLDDVSVN; this is translated from the coding sequence GTGATCTCACTGCGCCTGATCTCCCTGCGGCGGTTGGCGATCCCCCTGGCCCTCGTCCTCGTCGGTGGCACCACCACGGTCGCGACCGCGGACGTCCAAGAGTCGCCGAAGGTGGTCGCGAGCTGCGACCAGAAGGTCAAGCCGGGCGAATACACCTGCCTCGCGCAACGGCGGGCCGACCTGGGCTTCCGGACGCGTGCTGCCGGCGGTGCGCCGGACGGGTACGGTCCGTCCGACCTGCAGGCCGCGTACAAGTTGCCCTCAGCAACCGCGGGCCGAGGGCAACGGGTCTACATCGTCGACGCGTACGACGACCCGACGGCCGAGGCCGACCTCGCGGTGTACCGCAAGCAGTTCGGACTGCCGCCGTGCACGACCGCGAACGGCTGCTTCCAGAAGCTCAACCAGGACGGGCTGTCGAGCCCGCTGCCCGCACCGTCGGGTTCGTGGTCCGGCGAGATCTCGCTCGACCTCGACATGGTGTCGGCGGTCTGCCCGAGCTGCGCGATCACGCTCGTCGAGGCCAACTCCCCGAGCGACGACCTGCTCGAGGCGGTGAAGACCACGGACCGGTTGGGCGCGAAGTTCGTCTCGCTCAGCTGGGGCGGACCGGAGTCCGCCGACCTGGCCGCGCTGGACAAGAAGTACTTCGATCCGCACGGCGTCGTGTACGCGGCGTCCACCGGTGACTACGACTACGACGCCGGCGTCTCGTATCCCGCCAGCTCGGCGGCCACGACGGCGATCGGCGGTACGACGCTGACGAAGGACGACTCGTCCCGCGGCTGGACCGAGACGGTCTGGAACAACGGCCCCGGCCAGGGCACCGGATCGGGCTGCTCGAGCGTGTCCGCCAAGCCGAGCTGGCAGTCGGTGATCCCGGCCGCGACCTGCCCGAAGCGCGCGGTCGCGGACGTCTCCGCGGTGGCCGACCCGATGAACGGCGTGGCCGTCTACCAGACCACCGGAGGCTCCGGCTGGGCCGTGTACGGCGGCACCAGCGCGTCCGCCCCGGTCATCGCGGCCGCCTACGCACTTGCCGGTGACCCCGGTCCGGCCTCCCGTCCGGCCGGCTACCCCTACGGGGCCACCGGCAACCTCAACGATGTTGTCGAAGGCAACAACGGCGAGTGCACCCCGGCCCCGCTGTGCACGGCGCAGCCCGGCTGGGACGGCCCCACCGGCCTCGGTACGCCGATCGGCACCAAGGCCCTGACCTCGCCGACCAGGGCCAACCGGATCACGCTCTCCGCACCGACACAGCAGTTCAGCGCGGCCGGCGATGTCGTCGTACTGCGGGCGGGCGCAACGGACTCGGGTCGTCGCCTGGTGCGGTTCTCCGCGATCGGTCTGCCTACCGGACTCCGGATCGATCAGGTGAGCGGGATCATCTACGGTCGGCCGACCGTTCCCGGGACCTACTCGGCCACGGTGACAGGCACGGATTCCACCGGGGCACGCGGCAACACCGTGATCAGCTGGGTGGTGAGCACCCGGAAGAACGCCGTGGCCAACGGTGACTTCGAGTCCGGGACCGGCGGCTGGACCCAGACCCCGGACGTGATCCGTGCAGACGGCCAGTACAGCCGCAGCGGGCTGGGGTACGCCTGGCTCGGTGGGACTGGTACGACGCACACCGATTCACTGAGCCAGCGGGTCAGCGTCCCGTCGTTCGGGCATCCGACGCTGCGGTTCGCGTTGCGGGTCGCCGGTGGAGATGACGCGCTCCAGCTGACCGTTGACGGTCATGTGGCGAAGACGTTCAGCCGGAGTACGCCGTCGTACGCGATGCAGTCCGTCGACCTCACGCCGTACCGGGGCCGGACCGTCACGCTGGACTGGACCAGCACCGAGAACGAAGGTGCGTCGACGACCTTCCTGCTGGACGACGTCTCGGTGAACTAG
- a CDS encoding WD40/YVTN/BNR-like repeat-containing protein, whose amino-acid sequence MRLHAGRKTIALVGAVVTALLVGSGAGVATAEPTEPAFAPQSIVWPTQTDGYVLGAVACGTAICPAEVRATHNGGKTWITAGRTHNGLAKSGEPGLTSLQFANSKFGWAYDPYLEVTKDGGATWTQVPVPGGDAKILNLLAAPDGTTYVITSGCEIGSGICNDRPLKVWRAPAGKSTGWKQLDLPVAADAQVSMDATGSTVYFLAAPFVGPGKLSTITNGTVRPTSTVTCADAEDAAISDLATNGPGRVDVLCMARFGQGHADKTLLVSGDGGKTFRYDAIPGALGLAGQLSVGPDGAVMLTTITASLVYYRPTLSKSWRIDQDWLEKGERIHDLVQQSGTTAWVVEGDAAYTQDTQLWVTHDAGASWQQTSVVPA is encoded by the coding sequence GTGCGTCTGCATGCTGGCCGCAAGACGATCGCGCTGGTGGGCGCCGTCGTCACCGCGCTTCTGGTCGGCTCCGGAGCCGGCGTCGCGACCGCCGAACCCACCGAGCCGGCTTTCGCTCCGCAGTCGATCGTCTGGCCGACCCAGACCGACGGCTACGTGCTCGGTGCCGTCGCCTGCGGTACTGCGATCTGTCCGGCCGAGGTGCGCGCCACCCACAACGGCGGCAAGACTTGGATCACCGCCGGCCGCACGCACAACGGGCTGGCGAAGAGCGGCGAGCCGGGCCTGACCAGCCTGCAGTTCGCCAACTCGAAGTTCGGCTGGGCCTACGACCCGTATCTCGAGGTCACCAAGGACGGCGGCGCGACCTGGACGCAGGTCCCGGTGCCCGGCGGTGACGCCAAGATCCTCAACCTGCTCGCCGCCCCCGACGGCACCACCTACGTCATCACTTCCGGCTGCGAGATCGGCTCCGGCATCTGCAACGACCGCCCGCTGAAGGTCTGGCGCGCACCGGCCGGCAAGTCCACCGGCTGGAAGCAGCTCGACCTCCCGGTCGCCGCGGACGCCCAGGTCTCGATGGACGCCACCGGGTCGACGGTCTACTTCCTGGCCGCGCCGTTCGTCGGCCCGGGCAAGCTGTCGACGATCACCAACGGCACGGTCCGGCCGACCAGCACGGTCACCTGCGCCGACGCCGAGGACGCCGCCATCAGCGACCTCGCAACCAACGGCCCGGGCCGCGTCGACGTGCTCTGCATGGCGAGATTCGGCCAGGGCCACGCCGACAAGACCCTCCTGGTCTCCGGCGACGGCGGCAAGACCTTCCGGTACGACGCGATTCCCGGCGCGCTCGGTCTGGCCGGCCAGCTCTCGGTCGGACCGGACGGCGCGGTCATGCTCACCACGATCACCGCGAGCCTTGTCTACTACCGGCCGACGCTGTCGAAGTCGTGGCGCATCGACCAGGACTGGCTGGAGAAGGGTGAGCGCATCCACGACCTGGTCCAGCAGTCCGGTACGACGGCGTGGGTCGTCGAGGGCGATGCGGCGTACACCCAGGACACGCAGCTCTGGGTGACCCACGACGCCGGCGCGAGCTGGCAGCAGACCTCTGTCGTCCCGGCCTGA
- a CDS encoding transcriptional regulator TrmB, producing the protein MADWEAVGLSGIDAQVYRQLLRDPGMPSGQLGELLELPDSVVAEAVDRLVAAGLVRSGSEAAPAPVDPRSGLGMLVRERRAALDGVAAMTDQLAREFSAGQLQAEPSRLIEIAVGRDAIEARIDDMLRGATQQAVGTDTPPYVADGSDQVSGAELALLDRGVRFRSIYAAEVLDHPGWVDRLRSMAERGEQSRVLPQVPVKLLIVDGTTAILPLAGGPSTPGQARAVVVSDSALTSALQVLFDQLWSQATPLRLSENADPNTTLVNLLASGMKDEAIARQLGVSGRTLRRRIAQVQEELGATSRFQAGLQAARRGWR; encoded by the coding sequence GTGGCTGATTGGGAAGCGGTCGGGTTGTCGGGAATCGATGCCCAGGTCTATCGGCAGCTCCTGCGGGATCCGGGGATGCCTTCCGGGCAGCTCGGTGAGCTGCTCGAGTTACCGGACAGTGTGGTTGCGGAGGCCGTTGATCGGCTCGTCGCGGCCGGGCTGGTGCGGAGTGGTTCGGAGGCCGCGCCGGCTCCGGTCGACCCGCGATCCGGGCTGGGCATGCTCGTCCGCGAACGGCGGGCCGCGCTGGACGGCGTCGCGGCGATGACCGATCAGCTCGCCCGGGAGTTCAGCGCCGGTCAGTTGCAGGCCGAGCCGAGCCGGCTGATCGAGATCGCGGTCGGCCGGGACGCGATCGAGGCGCGGATCGACGACATGCTGCGCGGTGCCACCCAACAGGCGGTCGGCACCGACACTCCGCCGTACGTCGCCGACGGGAGCGATCAGGTGTCCGGCGCGGAGCTGGCACTGCTCGATCGCGGGGTGCGGTTCCGGTCGATCTACGCGGCCGAGGTGCTCGACCATCCGGGCTGGGTCGACCGGTTGAGATCGATGGCCGAGCGGGGCGAACAGTCCCGGGTACTGCCGCAGGTGCCGGTCAAGCTCCTGATCGTCGACGGCACCACCGCGATCCTGCCGTTGGCCGGCGGGCCGTCGACACCGGGGCAGGCGCGGGCCGTGGTCGTTTCCGACTCCGCGTTGACGAGTGCGCTGCAGGTTCTGTTCGACCAGTTGTGGAGTCAGGCCACGCCGTTGCGGCTGTCCGAGAACGCGGATCCCAACACGACGCTCGTCAACCTGCTGGCCAGCGGGATGAAGGACGAGGCGATCGCCCGCCAACTGGGCGTGAGCGGCCGGACGCTGCGTCGGCGTATCGCCCAGGTGCAGGAAGAGCTGGGCGCCACCAGCCGCTTCCAGGCCGGCCTCCAAGCCGCCCGCCGCGGCTGGCGCTAG
- a CDS encoding MFS transporter: protein MTQTRAAGAVDGQGFSYRPFIWLAVATFSMGIDGYVLAGLLPQIAGDLKVSAAAAGQLMSVFAFTAALAGPVLGTLTSRWERRTTIALALAVFVLGNLVVGLATNYPMALGGRVVAALGGCLLNAAVTGYVIALTPPEHHGKALSFVLGGWMTATALGVPVGLVIGQSSWRFPMILVAVVGTIALVGILLRLPRLHLPGGTLVDRLRPLKQPRLLAGLLVTTGILCSSYTCFTYATLILGPHFHAHWAIILIMFGYGVSSMAGNAVTGRLVDRFSAIRVLTVVLAGLLLNSILGMVALMFAPAVVAAVWGLVWFFSAGVGNGGGAVPQQARLATMAPDSATIVIALNGSAISLGSALGSGLGGVALTAGSSPDGLLGVAGVILAITVTLHLLVTRATRRAAVA, encoded by the coding sequence ATGACGCAGACGCGGGCCGCCGGCGCGGTGGACGGACAGGGTTTCTCCTACCGTCCGTTCATCTGGCTGGCGGTCGCGACGTTCTCGATGGGGATCGACGGCTACGTGCTGGCCGGCCTGCTTCCCCAGATCGCCGGCGACCTGAAGGTCAGCGCGGCGGCCGCCGGCCAGCTGATGTCGGTGTTCGCCTTCACCGCCGCGCTGGCCGGTCCCGTGCTCGGCACCCTGACGTCACGATGGGAACGCCGTACGACGATCGCGCTCGCGCTGGCTGTGTTCGTGCTCGGCAACCTGGTCGTCGGGCTCGCGACGAACTACCCGATGGCACTCGGCGGCCGAGTGGTCGCGGCGCTCGGCGGCTGCCTGCTGAACGCGGCCGTCACCGGGTACGTGATCGCGCTGACGCCGCCCGAGCACCACGGTAAGGCGCTGTCGTTCGTGCTGGGCGGCTGGATGACCGCGACCGCCCTCGGCGTACCGGTCGGCCTGGTGATCGGGCAGTCCAGCTGGCGGTTCCCGATGATCCTGGTCGCCGTGGTCGGCACCATCGCACTCGTCGGCATCCTGCTCCGGCTCCCGCGCCTGCATCTGCCCGGCGGGACGCTCGTCGACCGCCTGCGCCCGCTCAAGCAACCCCGGCTCCTCGCCGGGCTGCTGGTCACGACCGGCATCCTGTGCAGCAGCTACACCTGCTTCACCTACGCCACCCTGATCCTCGGCCCGCACTTCCACGCGCACTGGGCGATCATCCTGATCATGTTCGGGTACGGCGTCTCGAGCATGGCGGGCAATGCCGTCACCGGCCGGCTCGTCGACCGCTTCAGCGCCATCCGCGTCCTGACCGTGGTCCTGGCCGGACTGCTGCTGAACTCGATCCTCGGCATGGTCGCGCTGATGTTCGCCCCGGCCGTCGTGGCTGCGGTCTGGGGCCTGGTCTGGTTCTTCTCGGCGGGCGTCGGCAACGGTGGTGGCGCAGTTCCGCAGCAGGCGCGGCTCGCGACGATGGCGCCGGACTCCGCAACGATCGTGATCGCGCTGAACGGCAGCGCGATCTCGCTCGGCTCCGCGCTCGGTAGCGGTCTGGGCGGTGTCGCGCTCACGGCCGGCTCGTCGCCGGACGGTCTGCTCGGTGTCGCCGGTGTCATCCTCGCGATCACGGTCACCCTCCATCTGCTGGTCACCCGCGCCACCCGCCGCGCCGCAGTGGCTTAG
- a CDS encoding RNA polymerase sigma factor translates to MAVGDGELWRRAMDGEPEAFGDLFDRHAKAVYNFVFRRIGSWSDAEDLTSLVFLHAWRRRADVVLVHDSALPWLFRTADFVIRNERRRQRFRWLNLTRQTPATDEPDHADRVAAQIDDEREASRLRALLRKLPRHEQEIVELCFWSGLDAQSAAVALDVPLGTVKSRMSRARKRLRDLSAAVPDEARSDSLENLS, encoded by the coding sequence GTGGCGGTGGGCGACGGGGAGTTGTGGCGGCGGGCCATGGACGGGGAGCCGGAGGCGTTCGGCGACCTGTTCGACCGGCACGCCAAGGCGGTGTACAACTTCGTGTTCCGGCGGATCGGGTCGTGGAGTGACGCCGAGGACCTGACCTCGCTGGTGTTCCTGCACGCCTGGCGACGGCGGGCCGACGTGGTGCTGGTGCACGACTCGGCACTGCCCTGGCTGTTCCGTACGGCGGACTTCGTGATCCGCAACGAACGCCGGCGGCAACGGTTCCGGTGGCTCAACCTCACCCGGCAGACGCCGGCCACGGACGAGCCGGATCATGCCGATCGGGTGGCAGCTCAGATCGATGACGAGCGGGAGGCGAGCCGGCTGCGGGCGTTGCTGCGGAAGCTGCCGCGGCACGAGCAGGAGATCGTCGAACTGTGCTTCTGGAGCGGGCTGGACGCACAGTCCGCCGCCGTCGCGCTCGACGTACCGCTCGGCACGGTGAAGTCCCGGATGTCCCGGGCCCGCAAGCGCCTTCGCGATCTCAGCGCCGCCGTACCGGATGAGGCCCGGTCCGATTCCTTGGAGAACCTGTCATGA
- a CDS encoding heparinase II/III domain-containing protein: MAQTLRDLLPEDLLTRSLSTLDLPAVEAWPSVPASDRAALLADAEAQLATTWPVLLASDYARFHREGDRDRYETPYFARRRRIVTSALAALLTGEKRWIADVVDGIWLVCDEATWTIPAHASSATARGEALPRPGDRDLDLFCAETGGLLAWVDALLELDTATRLRIATEVDRRVLTPFLEIRDWPWLTRFTNNWNPWIHSNLTACAVLLERDPARRAKVVSLVIDGLDVFLDSYPDDGGCDEGASYWTRAGGAVADTLGLLYDASGGKLDGFGHPKLRPIAAYLPAMHIDDRWYVNFADCPAQLGDPSVAYPLYRLGVHTDEPSARHHARAIKRRDDPLVPWIPSMGRVVGTLLEPGLRSEESSTRASTTWLPDTEVLVARSDRLLVALKGGHNAESHNHNDVGSFVVAVDGVPRVVDLGVGTYTRQTFSADRYQIFTMQSDYHNLPQINGLSQPAGREFHARGMSADVSETEVSSRLDLAGAYPAEAGIRSWNRELVMSRSIEITDTWELQDTPRSLVWHLIVNGSIAGEDGSVLVDDLSISYDAGKLSLSVEPLPLTDPRLTAIWGEQVTRLVFSARSLTPSGTTRMAFSGVRNP, encoded by the coding sequence ATGGCTCAGACACTGCGCGACCTGCTGCCCGAAGACCTCCTCACCCGATCGCTGAGCACGCTCGACCTGCCGGCCGTCGAGGCCTGGCCGAGCGTTCCGGCGAGCGACCGTGCGGCGCTCCTCGCGGACGCCGAGGCACAACTCGCCACCACCTGGCCGGTGCTGCTGGCGAGCGACTACGCCCGGTTCCACCGCGAGGGCGATCGCGACCGCTACGAGACGCCGTACTTCGCGCGGCGGCGCCGGATCGTGACCAGTGCGCTGGCCGCCCTGCTGACCGGCGAGAAGCGCTGGATCGCCGATGTCGTGGACGGCATCTGGCTGGTGTGTGACGAGGCGACCTGGACGATTCCGGCGCACGCCAGCTCGGCCACCGCCCGCGGCGAGGCCCTGCCGCGCCCGGGCGACCGCGATCTCGACCTGTTCTGCGCCGAGACCGGCGGCCTGCTCGCCTGGGTGGACGCGCTTCTCGAGCTGGATACCGCCACCCGGCTCCGGATCGCGACCGAGGTCGACCGCCGCGTGCTGACGCCGTTCCTCGAGATCCGCGACTGGCCGTGGCTGACCCGGTTCACCAACAACTGGAACCCGTGGATCCACTCCAACCTGACCGCCTGCGCAGTGCTCCTCGAACGCGATCCCGCTCGACGCGCCAAGGTCGTCTCCCTCGTGATCGACGGGCTCGACGTCTTCCTCGACTCCTACCCCGACGACGGCGGCTGCGACGAAGGCGCGTCGTACTGGACCCGGGCCGGCGGCGCCGTCGCGGACACGCTGGGCCTGCTGTACGACGCCTCCGGCGGGAAGCTGGACGGTTTCGGTCATCCCAAGCTGCGGCCGATCGCGGCGTACCTGCCGGCGATGCACATCGACGACCGGTGGTACGTCAACTTCGCGGACTGTCCGGCGCAACTGGGCGATCCGTCGGTCGCGTATCCGCTGTACCGGCTCGGCGTCCACACCGACGAGCCGTCCGCCCGTCACCACGCCCGTGCGATCAAGCGCCGCGACGACCCGCTCGTACCGTGGATCCCGTCCATGGGTCGCGTGGTCGGCACGCTGCTGGAGCCGGGCCTGCGGTCCGAAGAGTCGAGCACGCGGGCCTCGACCACCTGGCTGCCCGATACCGAGGTGCTGGTCGCGCGATCGGATCGTCTACTCGTCGCGCTCAAGGGCGGTCACAACGCTGAGTCGCACAACCACAACGACGTCGGCTCGTTCGTCGTCGCGGTCGACGGCGTACCGCGGGTTGTCGATCTCGGTGTCGGCACCTACACCCGGCAGACGTTCTCGGCCGATCGCTACCAGATCTTCACGATGCAGAGCGACTATCACAACCTGCCGCAGATCAACGGGCTGTCGCAGCCGGCCGGCCGCGAGTTCCACGCGAGGGGTATGTCGGCCGACGTCAGCGAGACCGAGGTCAGCAGCCGGCTCGACCTTGCCGGCGCCTATCCGGCCGAGGCGGGGATCCGTTCCTGGAATCGCGAGCTGGTGATGAGCCGCTCGATCGAAATCACCGATACCTGGGAGCTGCAGGACACACCGCGCTCGCTGGTCTGGCACCTGATCGTCAACGGCTCGATCGCAGGTGAGGACGGCTCCGTACTGGTCGACGACCTGTCGATCTCGTACGACGCCGGCAAGCTGTCGCTCTCCGTCGAGCCACTCCCCCTCACCGATCCGCGCCTGACCGCGATCTGGGGCGAGCAGGTCACTCGGCTGGTGTTCTCGGCCCGATCACTGACACCGAGCGGGACCACGAGGATGGCCTTCAGCGGAGTTCGAAACCCCTGA
- a CDS encoding GPGG-motif small membrane protein, producing MAFILWIIAVILVVSGIVSLFRGQVMWGAALIIIGLLVGPGGVSIFT from the coding sequence ATGGCATTCATCCTGTGGATCATCGCGGTGATCCTCGTCGTGTCCGGAATCGTCTCGTTGTTCCGTGGCCAGGTCATGTGGGGCGCGGCCCTGATCATCATCGGCCTGCTGGTCGGTCCCGGCGGCGTCAGCATCTTCACCTGA
- a CDS encoding PrsW family intramembrane metalloprotease has protein sequence MTAVPQEKAAQREAIEQSGWGQPYRFLQPHNVAFWVYLLGVGGGALTMLRYFGAGASFYTPALAGGVLLFGLYLVPWLLLLRHHNRFTAQPAGLLATGFVWGGVAATFWIALPANGALLAIWAKVGGTSFAANWGAGLTAPINEEWGKALGLVLLIGLAPRLVRSAYDGFIIGAFIGLGFQVFEDVLYVYNGATQLYGVDQLGSSLRVFVTRGAAGIVSHALFSAIFCAGLMWVLGRSGERKVLRGVLTMLMAMVFHFAWDDMAGIAGGSWLIGVLPFAIAAVELIALFYVLRHAARQERAWMRELLGPEVESGVVDPALLDAVSGLRKDRKKYRKHLHSRSKARHRIEAAGDLAQEIARAGGAESAGVAHARAELVRVQQGGLS, from the coding sequence ATGACCGCCGTACCGCAGGAGAAGGCCGCGCAGCGCGAGGCGATCGAGCAGTCCGGCTGGGGCCAGCCGTACCGGTTCCTGCAGCCGCACAACGTCGCCTTCTGGGTCTATCTGCTCGGTGTCGGTGGCGGTGCGCTGACAATGCTGCGGTACTTCGGAGCAGGCGCCTCGTTCTACACGCCGGCGCTCGCGGGCGGCGTCCTGCTGTTCGGCCTGTACCTCGTGCCGTGGCTGCTGCTCCTGCGCCACCACAACCGGTTCACCGCGCAACCCGCGGGGCTGCTCGCGACCGGATTCGTCTGGGGTGGTGTGGCGGCGACGTTCTGGATCGCCCTTCCGGCGAACGGCGCGCTGCTGGCGATCTGGGCCAAGGTGGGCGGGACGTCGTTCGCCGCCAACTGGGGCGCGGGGCTGACGGCGCCGATCAACGAGGAGTGGGGCAAGGCGCTCGGCCTGGTGCTCCTGATCGGGCTGGCCCCGCGGCTCGTGCGCAGCGCGTACGACGGCTTCATCATCGGCGCGTTCATCGGCCTGGGGTTCCAGGTGTTCGAGGACGTGCTGTACGTCTACAACGGCGCGACGCAGCTGTACGGCGTCGACCAGCTCGGCTCCTCGCTGCGGGTGTTCGTGACCCGCGGCGCGGCCGGGATCGTCTCGCATGCCTTGTTCAGCGCGATCTTCTGCGCCGGCCTGATGTGGGTCCTCGGCCGCAGCGGCGAGCGCAAGGTCCTGCGCGGCGTACTGACCATGCTGATGGCGATGGTCTTCCACTTCGCCTGGGACGACATGGCCGGCATCGCCGGAGGCAGCTGGCTGATCGGGGTGCTGCCGTTCGCGATCGCCGCCGTCGAGCTGATCGCCCTCTTCTACGTGCTCCGGCACGCCGCCCGGCAAGAGCGCGCCTGGATGCGGGAGCTGCTGGGGCCCGAGGTCGAGTCCGGCGTCGTCGACCCAGCCCTGCTCGACGCGGTCAGCGGGCTGCGCAAGGACCGGAAGAAGTACCGCAAACACCTGCACAGCCGATCGAAGGCACGCCATCGGATCGAGGCGGCGGGCGATCTTGCCCAGGAGATCGCTCGCGCGGGCGGCGCCGAGTCAGCTGGTGTGGCGCACGCCCGCGCCGAGCTCGTTCGGGTCCAGCAGGGCGGCCTCAGCTGA